A stretch of Henckelia pumila isolate YLH828 chromosome 4, ASM3356847v2, whole genome shotgun sequence DNA encodes these proteins:
- the LOC140866775 gene encoding uncharacterized protein isoform X2, whose product MAVSMNSVISFNPLARYQPFTTANTKALPLKIPSITSPSSTIGSRNFQNRKISRFHLLVTEGDQVATATDENDSKTLEESYSNNGSFLKSSAAEDEARPVDEPGLASRISEDSNSSLGPKNLNQDTSESKSNSVMKKSPLTARERLRAARVLSRYTETKPSKPELGSKLLEALQESDKGKKRPGLPQAPTNLFDDSKRGLSKGGWTINIIPGGMDVFLIILSFVLISSVMFATTYVVWKVGAIHFNEY is encoded by the exons ATGGCTGTTTCGATGAATTCAGTCATCAGCTTCAACCCCCTA GCTCGCTACCAGCCGTTCACGACTGCTAATACTAAAGCATTACCACTGAAGATTCCCTCCATCACATCTCCCTCCAGTACGATTGGATCAAGAAATTTTCAAAACCGAAAAATATCAAGATTCCATCTTTTAGTTACCGAAGGAGATCAAGTTGCCACAGCAACCGATGAAAATGATTCTAAAACTCTGGAAGAATCTTATTCCAATAACGGGTCGTTTCTAAAATCTTCAGCAGCAGAAGATGAAGCTCGACCTGTCGATGAACCTGGATTGGCATCTCGAATTTCCGAGGATTCTAATTCATCACTCGGTCCAAAGAACCTGAACCAGGATACATCTGAATCCAAGTCAAACTCAGTCATGAAAAAATCCCCATTAACGGCAAGAGAGAGGCTTCGAGCAGCCAGGGTGCTGAGCCGCTACACAGAAACGAAGCCATCTAAGCCTGAGCTTGGGAGTAAATTACTTGAGGCTTTACAAGAAAGTGACAAAGGAAAAAAACGCCCGGGACTTCCTCAAGCACCTACAAATTTGTTCGACGACAGCAAAAGGGGATTGTCAAAGGGAGGTTGGACTATAAATATTATTCCAGGCGGTATGGACGTATTTCTCATCATCCTTTCCTTTGTTCTTATTAGCTCCGTGATGTTTGCAACAACATATGTCGTGTGGAAAGTTGGTGCTATTCATTTTAATGAATACTAA
- the LOC140866775 gene encoding uncharacterized protein isoform X1 translates to MAVSMNSVISFNPLLQARYQPFTTANTKALPLKIPSITSPSSTIGSRNFQNRKISRFHLLVTEGDQVATATDENDSKTLEESYSNNGSFLKSSAAEDEARPVDEPGLASRISEDSNSSLGPKNLNQDTSESKSNSVMKKSPLTARERLRAARVLSRYTETKPSKPELGSKLLEALQESDKGKKRPGLPQAPTNLFDDSKRGLSKGGWTINIIPGGMDVFLIILSFVLISSVMFATTYVVWKVGAIHFNEY, encoded by the exons ATGGCTGTTTCGATGAATTCAGTCATCAGCTTCAACCCCCTA TTGCAGGCTCGCTACCAGCCGTTCACGACTGCTAATACTAAAGCATTACCACTGAAGATTCCCTCCATCACATCTCCCTCCAGTACGATTGGATCAAGAAATTTTCAAAACCGAAAAATATCAAGATTCCATCTTTTAGTTACCGAAGGAGATCAAGTTGCCACAGCAACCGATGAAAATGATTCTAAAACTCTGGAAGAATCTTATTCCAATAACGGGTCGTTTCTAAAATCTTCAGCAGCAGAAGATGAAGCTCGACCTGTCGATGAACCTGGATTGGCATCTCGAATTTCCGAGGATTCTAATTCATCACTCGGTCCAAAGAACCTGAACCAGGATACATCTGAATCCAAGTCAAACTCAGTCATGAAAAAATCCCCATTAACGGCAAGAGAGAGGCTTCGAGCAGCCAGGGTGCTGAGCCGCTACACAGAAACGAAGCCATCTAAGCCTGAGCTTGGGAGTAAATTACTTGAGGCTTTACAAGAAAGTGACAAAGGAAAAAAACGCCCGGGACTTCCTCAAGCACCTACAAATTTGTTCGACGACAGCAAAAGGGGATTGTCAAAGGGAGGTTGGACTATAAATATTATTCCAGGCGGTATGGACGTATTTCTCATCATCCTTTCCTTTGTTCTTATTAGCTCCGTGATGTTTGCAACAACATATGTCGTGTGGAAAGTTGGTGCTATTCATTTTAATGAATACTAA